In the Ignavibacteria bacterium genome, GACTTCTGGCGGGTACGTACTTCATTGAGTTCATCTTCAATTGGCCGGGCATTGGCCTTGCAGCGTTTAATGCGATCGAGAAGCTCGACTATCCGATGATCCAAGGCACGGTGTTGTTTACTGCCGTGGTCTTCGTTGCCGTGAATACGTTGGCCGATCTTGTTTATGGTTTCATCGATCCGAAGGTGCGCCTCTCATGAGTATCTCAACAGGCGAAAGCCCGAGTCGTCTGGCATGGCGCCGGCTTCGCAAGAACCGCGGAGCTGTGATCGGCATGATCGTCCTTGGCATCATGGTCATCATGGCCATCTTTGCGCCATTCGTTACACCCTTCGATCCATCTACGCAGATCCTCGAATACAGTGTGAAGCCTGCGGGCTTCCGCGGCAAGGTGATCTTCAAACGGAACCTGGCAGATGCAGATGTTCCGTCTATCATTGCAGTGTCCTCGTATAAAGAGGTGGGAGACTCCGTCTACTATCAAGACCCAGCAGGAGAACCCTATCGCGTGGCTCGCAGCACGCTGATCGGCACAGAACCACACGAATATTACGATGAGCCGCTGTTCCTCCTAGGTACTGATCGTTTCGGTCGAGACCTCTTTACACGTTTGGTTTACGGCATGCGTGTCTCTCTCAGCGTTGGACTCATCTCAGAGTCCATTGCTCTTGCTATTGGCATCATTCTTGGAGCATTGGCCGGCTACTTCCGTGGCTGGGCAGATGACGGCATCATGTGGCTGGTGAATGTTGTATGGTCGTTCCCAACCATTCTCCTCGTTGTTGCATTCAGTGTGATCCTTGGCAAGGGATACTGGCAAACCTTTGTTGCCATCGGCATTTCGTCGTGGGTAGACATCGCCCGCATCGTGCGTGGTCAGTTCTTCTCCATCCGCGAACAAGAGTATGTAGAGGCAACACGAGCTCTTGGGTATGGCCACATCCGCACCATCTTCCGTCACATGCTCCCCAATGCAGCCGGACCGATCATCGTTCTCTCAACAGCCGGATTCGCAACGGCCATCATTGCAGAAGCTTCTCTCAGTTTCATTGGATTGGGTGTTCAGCCCCCTACACCTTCGTGGGGACAGATGATCAAGGACGGCTACGGCTACATCGCTCTGGGCACGAACTGGGGGATGACGTTGTTCCCGAGTCTTGCAATGGCCATTGGTGTGCTGGTCCTGAACGTCTTTGGTGACGGACTCCGTGATGCCCTTGATCCTAAGACGTCGCAGCGATGATCGATTCCATTCTCAAAAGCGGATCGTTTCCGCCCGTGCTCTTGCTCTTTGGTGAGGAGGACCTCCTTGTTGAAGAAGATGCGCAGAGACTTTTCGATGCAGCCTCTGCACTGGACACCACAGGGATGAACTGCGATGTTCTTGATGGTGAGGGGATGACGTTGGATGCGGTACTCTCTATTGCACGTTCGTTTCCGATGATGTCGGAGCGACGGGTGGTGTGGGTGCGCAGAGCAGACAAGCTCTCGGCGTCGAAGGGGCGGAAGGGGTCTGATCCGATGCAGCAATACCTTGACGCACCATCGACCACAACATTCCTCCTGTTGACCGCCGCACTTCCGTCGGCCGACGGAATAAGTGCCGCTCTTACGAAGAATGCGGCCACAGCAAAACGCAAGATCTCCGCACTCAAGTATCCGTTCAATCTCCTCCTTACGAACGTCTCATACGGCGAGTACCCTCGTTTGAAAGAGTCGCAGGTTGGATCGTGGTTGAAGAAGCGAGCTACTATGCTTGGCATCAGCCTTCCACAGGGTGCACCGGAACTCCTCATTGCTAAGCTCGGCACCTCATTGCGTGACCTGTCGATGGAGATGGAAAAACTGACCGTCTATCTTGGCGATCGTACGGAGGCCACCTCCGATGACATCTTGGCCATCGTTGGAAGTTCGCGCGAGTTCAACGTCTTCGAACTTCAGGACGCCATCGGCAAGGCAGATGCTGCACGGGCGATGACCATT is a window encoding:
- a CDS encoding ABC transporter permease — translated: MSISTGESPSRLAWRRLRKNRGAVIGMIVLGIMVIMAIFAPFVTPFDPSTQILEYSVKPAGFRGKVIFKRNLADADVPSIIAVSSYKEVGDSVYYQDPAGEPYRVARSTLIGTEPHEYYDEPLFLLGTDRFGRDLFTRLVYGMRVSLSVGLISESIALAIGIILGALAGYFRGWADDGIMWLVNVVWSFPTILLVVAFSVILGKGYWQTFVAIGISSWVDIARIVRGQFFSIREQEYVEATRALGYGHIRTIFRHMLPNAAGPIIVLSTAGFATAIIAEASLSFIGLGVQPPTPSWGQMIKDGYGYIALGTNWGMTLFPSLAMAIGVLVLNVFGDGLRDALDPKTSQR
- the holA gene encoding DNA polymerase III subunit delta; its protein translation is MIDSILKSGSFPPVLLLFGEEDLLVEEDAQRLFDAASALDTTGMNCDVLDGEGMTLDAVLSIARSFPMMSERRVVWVRRADKLSASKGRKGSDPMQQYLDAPSTTTFLLLTAALPSADGISAALTKNAATAKRKISALKYPFNLLLTNVSYGEYPRLKESQVGSWLKKRATMLGISLPQGAPELLIAKLGTSLRDLSMEMEKLTVYLGDRTEATSDDILAIVGSSREFNVFELQDAIGKADAARAMTIATKMMETDRNEMLIISMVTRYFTSLFRLIDLRGVTDRGEIARTAGIPPFKIGDAFDALDRLGPGRIERGLGILRSAEATLKSTSTEPLVVLQSMIARMLASPTSR